TCGCCTGGCCCTGGTGGGTGGAAACTTCGGAAAGTATCGGCAGAAACCCCGCAACGTTTTTGTCCGGTGGTTTAGGGACCGCAGGCAGGCCCTGAGTTGGCTGCCCTTTGACCCCATGAACGCCTTTTTCAAGGAACTGAAGTATTGGCGACACACCCTTTACCTGATGCCCTTGCGGGTGAAGCGCCGGAGGATCGGGCTATGAGCGAGACGCGCTATTACAAGGTGGCCGGTCACCTGTTCTCCGTGACGGTGGACGGGAATATCGCCGGAAATACGGATGGTTGTTTGTTGAATGGAACTGCCGCCGGTTCGCAGGGCGATTTCTACGCCAAGTGCATGGACAACTACGAACCGTTTGCGGAACCTTCGGAATGTCACCCCGGCCAGGGTGCCGGGGGCAATGTATTTTCTCTCTCCGTCATGCCGCCCGCCGCCTTCGACTATACCGAAGAAATCCGTCAAGAGGACGAGGGCCAGACCATCATCTGCGGGCACAGGTTGGCGGGGGAGTCGGTCTTTGAATTTCTGTTGCGGGATGTTTCTACGGGAACTTTGATTTGTTCCAATGGCTATCGGGAGGCCCGCCTGCTGATGGGCAGCGCGGCCCAGGACCTGCGACTGCAAAAATTCGCCCTGAACAACTCCTTGATGGTGCTCTACGCCTTGGCTACGGCTGGCCTGGGTACCGCCCTTTTCCATTCGGCGGTGGTCAGCTACAAGGGCATGGGCTACATGTTTTTGGGCAAGAGCGGCACTGGCAAGAGTACCCATGCAAGGCTCTGGCTCAAGCACATCGAAGGTTCTGAACTGATGAACGACGACAACCCGGTGGTGCGGTTCTTTGACGACGACGGGCCTGATGGCGCGCCCCGCGCCGTGGTTTACGGCTCCCCCTGGAGTGGAAAGACCCCTTGCTACAGGAACGTTCAGGCTCCCGTTGGCGGGATCGTGCTGCTTTCCCAGGCGCCTTACAACAAGATTGTCCGCCTGAAAGGTGTGCAGGCATACGCGGCCCTGGTCACCAGCATTTCGGGCAAGCGTTGGGATAAGTCCGTTGCCGACGGCCTGCACGCTACGGAAAACGCCCTGGCGAAAAACGTTCCCGTTTGGCATTTGGAATGCTTGCCCGACGAGGCTGCCGCAAAACTGTGCAACGAGAATGTTTCTGCACAGGATGTCATTCCGGGCGGCGACAATAACGTCATTCCGGGCCCCGACCCGGAATCTAGATGGCGGCTCAAGGCCGCCATGACGAAGGACGAACATGCCCACTGACGAACAAATCCTTTCCGAAGCCATCCGCCTGGTAGGCGAGGGCGTGCAGGTGACGCTTCCTGTAAACGGCAGGAGCATGTACCCCTTCATTATCGGGGGGCGTGAAAGCGTTGTGCTGGTGAAACCGCAGAAGCTTAGGGTGGGGCATGTGGTGCTGGCCCAGGTAGAAGGCGGCCGCCATGTGGTCCACCGCATCGTAGGCATTGACGGCGACCGCATTACCCTGATGGGGGACGGAAACCTCCAAGGTCGAGAACATTGCACTGTCGAGGGTGTGAAGGCCCTTGCCGTCCAGGTGGTGGGAGAAACTGGTAAAAAACGCCCGCTTTACGGCCCTTGTGGGAATGTGTGCGCTAAAATTTGGTATATGGCCCGCCCCGTTCGGCGATACCTGCTGAAGATTTATCGTGTCGCTAAAGGCTTAGATTAGCTGTTTTTCCACCAATTCGAGAATTTTCCGAATCGCGTCGTCCGGCGATAGGTCCGTATCTCCGCCGGCAGCCCGTGTATGCCCGCCTCCGCCGAATTCCTTGGCGATAGCGTTCACATCTACCACGTAGTTGCTCCTGAGGCTAATCTTGTACTTGCCGTTTACGGGATACAGGAACACCGCCACTTCGGTGCCGGAGACTTCACGCAGGGTGTCGATGACGTTGCTCAGGTCCACCGGCGTTACGTCGAATTCCTTCATCTTTTCGGGAGTCACATAGGCATGTACCACGCGGCCCTCCAGGGCGAGCTTGCAGTTCTGCAGCACGAACCCGGTCACCAGCGTCTGCTTGTAAGTGCGGGTGTAGTAGGTCTCGTTCACGATGCGGGCGAAATCGATTCCCTTGTCGATAAGGGTACCCACGATTTCCATGGTCCGCTTGCCCGTGTTGCTGAACTTGAATGCTCCCGTGTCGTGGACGATTCCAAGATAGAGGCATTCTGCGGTGCGCTTGCTGATTTTGCTCGGGTCCAGCTGTTCAAAAAGCACTTGACTGGCGGAACTGGCACTTGGCTCCACGATGTTCAGGCTGCAGAGATTTTTCGGGTTGCTGATGTGGTGGTCGATGTTGCAGGTTTTCTTGGCGCTTTGTAGGCATGCCACTCCGCCTGCACCCACACGCTCAAAGGAGGGGGTGTCCATGAGCACGGCCGCGTCAAAGGGTTCGCTTCCGTCGGAGCTTTCGAAAAGCGGGAGCGCCTTGTCGGCACCGTTCAAAATCCTGTAGCTTTCCGGGAATTTTTCCAGATAGACCTGGACCTTGATATTCGGGAAATTGTCCAGGATGTAGTTGTACAGGGCCAGGGTAGAGCCGACGCAGTCACCGTCGGGCCGGACGTGGCCGAAGATGGCCAGGGTGTTTGTGTTTTTCAAAAAATCGTCAAGCATAAAAGTCATAGGAGATTCCCGCCCAAGGCGGGAATGACAGGTTTGTGTTTACCAAATAATAGCATTTGTGGGGTGTCAGGCGTGTCAATTGCCGCGTTGGTTTGTAAATTTTTATAAACTTTTGGGGCGACGTAGCTGCAACTTACTAAAATGTAAGTTTTGCGTTTGTTATGCCGTGAAATTTGACGAAAATTCAAACTTTTTAAAACTGACAAAAAAATAACTTACAAAAATGTAAGTTTTTGAAGATTTTTGCCCGTTTTTCACTATTTGTCATGCCCCTTTGCTATCTTTAAACCCGTTAAAAACTTTAACAATCTAAACTCTCAACGGAGATATAAAAATGGCAATCAAGAATGCTTACCTTCAGAAGGTTTATGAAAAGGTCGTCGCCCGTGATCCGGACCAGGCCCTCTTCCACCAGGCTGTCCGCGAATTCCTCGAATCCCTCGACCCCGTCCTCGAACAGGACAAGTCCTGGGAAACCAACGGCGTGATCGACCGCCTCGTCGAACCGGAACGCGTGATTACTTTCCGCGTACCTTGGCTCGATGACAAGGGTAACGTTCAGGTGAACCGTGGCTACCGCGTGCAGTTCAACTCCGCTATCGGTCCTTACAAGGGCGGTATCCGTCTCCGTAACGAAGTGACTCTCTCCATGCTCAAGTTCCTCGGCTTCGAACAGATCTTCAAGAACAGCCTCACCACGCTCCCCATGGGCGGCGGCAAGGGTGGTTCCGACTTCGATCCTAAGGGCAAGAGCGACAACGAAGTGATGCGTTTCTGCCAGTCCTTCATGACTGAACTCTGCAAGCACATCGGTGCTGACACGGACGTGCCGGCTGGTGACCAGGGTACTGGCGCTCGCGAAATCGGTTACATGTTCGGTCAGTACAAGCGCATTCGCAACGAATGGGTTGGCGTTCTCACTGGTAAGGGCCTCTCCTACGGTGGTTCTCTCGCTCGTACCGAAGCAACGGGTTACGGCCTCTGCTACTTCACTCGCGAAATGCTCGCTGACCTCGCCAACGACTCCTTCAAGGGCAAGACTGTCGTGATTTCCGGTTCCGGTAACGTTGCTCAGTTCGCCTGCCAGAAGGCTACTCAGCTCGGTGCTAAGGTTGTGACCGTTTCTGACTCTAACGGCTACATCTACGACCCGAACGGCATCAACCTCGACGTCGTTCTCGACCTCAAGAACGTGAAGCGCGCCCGCATTAGCGAATACGCTAAGCTCGTTCCGGGTTCTGAATACCACGAAGGTTCTAAGGGCGTTTGGACGGTCAAGTGCGACATCGCTCTTCCGTGCGCAACTCAGAACGAACTCGACCTCGAAGGTGCCAAGGCCCTTATCGCTAACGGCGTGAAGGCTGTTGCTGAAGGTGCTAACATGCCGTCTACTCCGGAAGCTATCGAAGCCTTCCAGAAGGCTGGCGTTCTCTTTGGACCTGCCAAGGCTGCAAACGCTGGTGGCGTTGCTACCTCTGGCCTCGAAATGTCTCAGAACTCCGAACGTCTCTCCTGGACCTTCGAAGAAGTCGACGCTAAGCTCGAAGGCATCATGAAGAGCATCTACAAGGCTGCTTCCTCTGCCGCTGTCAAGTACGGCCAGAAGGGCAACCTCGTGATGGGTGCAAACATCGCCGGCTTCCTCAAGGTTGCCGATGCCATGAAGTGGCAGGGTGCGGTGTAATATGACCGCTCGAGCTAGAATCTGTACAACAAGTACAGGGCTGGCCCTCGCTCTCGCAAAGGACGACCAGTTAATACTGGTCGCCCTTTTTTGCTCACGGATACGACACGAAGATTGTCATCCCCGCGAAGGCGGGGATCTCCTTTTCGAAAGGCCTCCGTTTTAAAGCCGGGGGCTTTTTTTATATTTAGCGCATGACCACGAAGACCATCAAGATTCAATATCTCGACGATTCTATCACGCGCCTCACGTATGTGGGCGGCAAGTCCGACTGGATTGACCTTGCGGCGGCGGAGACCGTGACGCTCAAGGCGGGGGAGTTCCGCTTGATTCACCTGGGTGTCGCGATGAAGTTGCCCGAGGGGTTCGAGGCGCATATCGCCCCGCGCAGTTCCACGTTCAAGAACTTCGGCATTCTGCAGGCGAATTCGGTGGGCGTGGTGGATTCCAGCTACTGCGGTGCGAACGACTGGTGGAAAATGCCCGTCTATGCCACTCGCGACGTGACCATCGAAAAGGGGAGCCGCATCGCGCAGTTCCGCATCATGGAACAACAGCCCACGCTTACTTTTGAGGAAGGCCCGCTTGACGGCGCCGACCGCGGCGGGTTCGGCAGCACGGGAATTTGATAAATGAAAATAAACAATTTCTTACTTGTGTTACTTGCAGGCCTAGAATTAATGACCGCTTGCACAGACTCATCCTCCAGTTTCGATGCATCTGAAGTATGTCCAGAAAGCGGGCGTGGAACATTCCAAGATGTTCGAGATGGTCAAGTGTATAAATACATCACCATTGGCGATAGAGTGTGGATGGACCAAAACCTGAATTACCCAGCGGAAACTAGCACTTGCTATGATGAACAGCAAAGCAATTGTGATATTTATGGAAGGTTGTATTCCGTACAATACATGAACACCAAACAAAAAAACTATGGGACGTTTAATCCAGATATCATTGATTCCATTTGCCCCAATGGATGGCGCGTTCCCACCTTGGCTGAATGGAATGAAATCGTTGATCAAATGGATGGTCTGAAGCATTTTATGAATAGTGAATGCATGGATGTTTCTTTATATAGCGGAATGGCTTTTGTTAAAGAAAATCCAAGTACAGGCGAGCCCATAGGGTACATTTTTTACGATTTGGGAAGATATAGACAATGGATTACTTCAACATACGATTTGTATGGAAGTATGAAGTTGTTTGATGTAGATTTAACCAACAAAGAAGAAAAAAATACTATATCCACATCCAATGGTTATTATTCTCTTCGCTGTATAAAAAAAGAAGATTGGGAATTGTAATTTACATGAATTTCTTTCGTCTTTCGTCTATCGTCTTTCGTCTAATTCCTATATTTTCTACGCAAAAATTTTTAACAAGGATATTGTTATGGCAAAGATTGCTATTCTCGGTTACGGTAACCTGGGTCGCGGTGTGGAATGCGCCGTGAAGCAGGCTCCGGATATGGAACTCGTCGCCGTTTTCACGCGTCGTGACCCCGCTACGGTCAAGATTCAGACGGCTGGCGTTCCGGTGTTGAACGTTTCTGAAATGGAAGCCTGGAAAGGCAAGGTGGACCTGCTCATCATCTGTGGCGGCTCCGCGACCGACCTGCCGGTGCTCACCCCGAAGTACGCCTCAATGTTTAACGTGATCGATTCCTTCGACACCCACGCCAAGATTCCGCAGCACTTCGCCGCCGTTGACGCTGCCGCCAAGTCTGCAGGCAACATCGCGATGATTTCTGTGGGTTGGGACCCGGGCATGTTCAGCCTGAACCGCGTGTATGCCCAGTCCATCCTTCCGGAAGGCAAGGACTACACGTTCTGGGGCAAGGGCGTTAGCCAGGGTCACAGCGACGCTGTCCGCCGCATCAAGGGCGTGAAGAACGCGAAGCAGTACACCTGCCCGGTGGAAGCGGCTCTCGAAGCCGTGCGTAGCGGTTCCATGCCGGAACTCACCACCCGCCAGAAGCACACGCGCCTGGTTTACGTGGTGGCCGAAGAAGGTGCCGACAAGGCCTACATCGAAAACGCCATCAAGACGATGCCGAACTACTTCGACGAATACGACACCACGGTGAACTTCATCAGCGAAGAAGAATTCAACAAGAACCACAGCGGGCTCGCTCACGGCGGTTTCGTGATTCGTACCGGCAAGACCGGCATGAACTTGGAACACACCCACGTGATCGAATACAGCCTGAAGCTCGATTCCAACCCGGAATTCACGACGAGCGTTCTCGTGGCCTATGCCCGCGCAGCGCTGCGTATGAAGGCTAACGGCCAGGTCGGTTGCAAGACCGTTCTCGACGTGCCGCCTGCATACCTCAGCACGCTGAGTGATGAAGAACTGAGAGCGCATTGCTTGTAATTTAAGCGTCATTCTGAACGAGGGCGTAGCCCGAAGTGAAGAATCCAGTTCCGCATTTAAATGAAAATTGCCTCGGATGAAATAATCCGAGGCTTTTTCGTTGGGTGTCATGCCCGATTTAGTCGGGCATCGCCTATAGGAAAAATTTCTGATTGATCTCAATCTCGATTCCCACGTATCGCGGGCCGAATTTCTTGCGGAGAGTTGTGGTAAGTCCGTCGGTGGTGCCCTTGTACGGGTAATTGAAGCGGACTTTCATGGCGGGGTAGAGCCGCTTGATTTCTGCCTTGATGACGTTTGCGTAGGCCCGTTCCTGTGGACGTGCGGGGTCGTAGAGAATCCCGATGTCGGTGTTGCGGACTTTGCCGTTTAGTTCCGGTGTAAAGCTGTGGATGCCTAGGTGGATGATTGTTGGCGCGGATTTTGCGGCTCGCGTTTTTGGCTTAAGCGCGGAATCAACGAATTTTTCGATGGCGGCGCGGTATTCGTTCCAGTATTTTGTGGCGGATTCTTTTGCATTTTCGTTGTTGCGCAAGTAATCGCTGAATGCGCTCTTGTTGGTGATGGTGCGGTTCAGGTCCACGAACAGGCGAGAGAACTTTCCTTCACAAAAGAATTCCGGCTTGGCGAACTTCACCAGCTTGCGGAATACCTGTACGGCCCCGATGTCGTAGGCGCGGTGGGTCTTTAGAACCTCGGCAGGAACGGCTTTCTTGAACGCGGCGGGCAATTTGTTGCTGGCATGTTCGCAGGTGAGGATGAGTATTGCTTTAGCCATGTTTTAAATATAAAAGGATTGTTTTGTTGATGTCTTCCCCGACTTGGTCGGGGACCTCCTTTTGCTTGATAAATTGAAAGGAGATGCCCGCCAGTTTATCCCGGACATGTTCCGGGACGGGCATGACAAGTTTGGAACTATTCCCCTGTTCCGTATAGCTTGTTCTCTGCGAGGCAGTGGGCGAGGCGGCCGTATTCATACACGAAATCGTCCCGGTCGGGGTCGGCTCCGACGTTCTTCACCAGGGCGCTGGCAAGGGTTCCGCGCTTGAACATCTTTTGAAGCAGTTCCTGAGAATGCTGGGAAATTTTGTCCTTTACCTTCTCGGTGATTTTAACAATCAAGTCCTGGGCTGCGATTTCGCTGGCATTGATTCCCCAGATTTTCAGGTAATCTTGATCATTTATCACTGTTTTTTCGGCGGAATGTGTGGTGGCGAGCAGGATTTTTGCGAGGGCGTCGGTGTCAAGTGCTCGAATTTGCGACTCATTCGCAAATCTACCTTCCACAAGACCTTTCAACACGGCGACTTCCCATTCGGCAATGGCAATGTCGGCATCGGGGCATTCCTGGATGTCAACGAGTCGAATTTCAACAGCCCCGCGGTCAAATCGGGCGATGGCCCCGCGGCTATTCAAGAAGAAATGATTCAGCAAATGTTCCGGATCGTAAGGAGCAATGTCGGTTTTTACGCGGTTGAAAATCTGCTCTTCGTAATCCTTGTAGGTAAAGACCGCTTCGGGAATCACCTTGCCCGTGATGCTCGGGATTTTCTCCTGGTTGTGGCGGTAAGTTTCGATTCGTCCGTCCAAGAATCCGCAGTACTTGCTGTCCAAAAACGGGCTAGAGGCAGCGATGGCGGGAATCAGCGGCAACAGCGCACGAATGGCTGCGTGCAACTTTCCGAATTCTTCGTCGCCGTTAAAAGATAAATTGATATGGGTGGATTGCAGGTTTGCCCAGCCGTGCCCCTTGCAGTTAAAGATGCGGTCGTAGGTCTCGTAAATGTCCAGGCAATCGTAGGGCCAGAGCTTCATCTCGGCGGGGTCCATAAAGGGGTGGGCCGCCGTGGGCAAGAGCATCGCGTTAATGCTTTTGAGCGATTCGTTCGCTTTCAGAATTTCGTGATGAAAGGTCTTGCCCAAGTGCTTGAGGCTGTCGACAGGCTGTGCGCACTTGAATTCCAGCACATGGCTCACCAACTCGTTGGAAAGCCCAATCGGTCCGTGCTCCACGTCAGAGAGCTGCTGGCCGTTCTTGTCTTTTCCAAGGGGTACATCGGCGCGGGGGAGAACGTTCAAGGAATCACGATCCACGATCATGTATTCCATCTCGATGCCGTATCGTTGCCACAATTTATAATTCATATAATAACCTCAAAGCACCGTAGGTGCGTGCTCATACCTCAAAGGCACGAAGTGCCGACCTCATACCTCTAAAACCATTCCTTCTCGTGCATTTGCAGTTTGTGTTGTGCTGCGTTCATGCGTTCTTCGATGCGGTGGCGCAAAGACCTCATGATGGCTAGGTAAACCTTGCTCTTGCCCACGCCATCTTCGATGCCCGCGTCGATACTCGGGTTGTCGTTCACTTCGATTACAATCGGGTGTCCGTGCCATTCCTTCAAATCTACGCCGTAAAGGCCGTTGCCGATGAGGCTGCAAATCTTGAGGGCGGTTTTTACGATTCCGTGAGGCACCATCTCGATGGGGATGCTTTCGCACTTGCCCGAGAAGGATTCGCTCTTCTTGTCATCGCTTTCCCAGTTGTAGATTTGCCAGTGGCCCTTGGCCATGTGGTACTTGCATGCGTAAAGCGGTTTGCCGTCCAGCACGCCAACGCGCCAGTCGAATTCCGTCGGCGTAAATTCCTGGGCAATTAGCAGGTCGCTGTGCTCAAACATCTCGTCGAGAATCTGTTCCAGTTCTTCTTTGTTGGTCACTTTCTTCACGCCCATAGAGAAACTGGAATCCGGCGATTTGATGACCATGGGGAACCCGATTTCTTTGGCCAGGGTGTGGCGGTTTTCGGCGTGGGCGATAATCGTCTTCGGCGAATGAATCTTGGCCGCCTGCATCAGTTCCTGCAGGTACACTTTGTTGGAACAGCGCAGAATGCTGTCGGGGTCGTCAATCACTGCAATGCCTTGCGACTGGGCACGGCGGGCGAAACTGTAGGTGTAGTGGTTCACGTTGGTGGTTTCGCGGATAAAAATAGCGTCGAATTCGCCTACGCGCGGGTAGTCCTTCTTAGTAATCATCTCCACGCGGAATCCCGTTTCTTCGGCAGCCTTGATGAAGTTCTGGATCGCCTGCGCATTGCTCGGCGGCTCGACTTCATCTGGGTTCGTGAGAATGCCCAAGTCATAGAGGTAGTCCTCTTCTTTACTGGTGGCGTAGCGGGTTTTCTCGAAGTATTCCTGTGCGAATTTATCGACAAATTCCATGTGGGATTCGGGAATTTCATCCACGCAAATGGGGCGGATGCTCTGGATAAACCACTTTTGCTTAAATACGAATTTCGCGCGAAGGAGCGGTGCCTGGAACAGGCGGTAAAGTTCCTGGGAAAGTTCCAGGTATTGGGGACTCACGTTCTGCCCGAAGTATATCGAGAGCACGAATTCCGTGCCGGTCAACTTGTGGAAACTCTTTTGAATCAGCTTGTCGATTTCGTCGGAGATATGCTTGATGACCGCCGGTGCCTTGAAGTCCCGCATGTTCTTGACGCCTGGAATCACCTTGTGCCCGCGGGCTTCGGCCAATAGCGACACGTAATAGCCCTTGCTTTGGTAGTTGTAATCGCGGCAAAGGTTGAATACGCGCAGGTTGCGCTCGTTGGTGTACTTGCTGGAAATCAGGTAATCCTGTGCCGAAATGATGTCTATGCCCGGAACGTGTAATTTCCAATGCTTGGGGTTGTTTACTACTATAAGTTTCTTCATGATTTACTTTTTTTCTATAACCAAAACATTCCCGTCGTAGGTCATGACGCCCAGCAAAATGCTGTGGAGCAGACGGAACTTGTCCACCTTGTAGTAGGGCGTCTTGTGGAGCGGATTGGTACCGTCGGGGTCGGCCACCATGAATTGTTTCTTGTTGTCGATTCCGTAAACTACGACGAAGTGCCCCATGGGCTCGCCGTGGATGTCGTCGAATACGGACTTGTCGTCTTTGCCGGTGAATTCCCGCATGCTGCGGTACAGGTAGGTGGCCGAAAGCCCACACAGGACGGGAACTCCTTTCTTGAAGTATTTTTCGAACATGGCTGCCCGCAAGTCCTCGAATGCAACCTTCCCGCCCAGGTCGATAAAGCGGATGTAGGCCTCGATTGCCTTGCGGAGCTTGGGGGCGTGCTTTGCCTTGTGCAAAAGCTCCAGCTTTGCCTTCAGTTCGGGCATGCTAAGGGTGCTCCAGGTGGGGTCCAGGAGTGTCAGGTTGAAGGAATGTAACGTGACCTTGAACCCGCGCTTCAGGGCGTCGATGCCGAGGAACACGCCCAGTGTTCCGCCGTCTTCCAAAAATTCAATTTCGGAGATGAGCTGCTTCAGGGAAATCTTGTAGCCTAGGTGGTTATAGACCGCTTGTAGGCTGGTGGGCCCGCAGGTAACGTCGTCGGGCTGCTGCAATATTTTTATATCCATCGTTTTGCCTTTATAAAAGCTTGCCGGTTGCCCGGTGCTCGTCTGGCGGCTGTCGGGAAGTTTTCCCGGGTCGTCGATGGCGTGCTGTAAAGATACCAATTTTTAATCAGTTTTGGCATTTTTTTTTCATTTTTCTATATTTACCCCCGCAACAAATAACCGCGCTTGCGGAAAGGATTAATCTATGTCGAAACTGACTGATTCTCAGGAATGGAAGGCCCTCGAGGCCCACGCCGAAGTCGCAAAGACTTGGCACATGAAGGAACTCTTCGCTAAGGACCCGGCCCGCGCCGAGAAGTTCAGCCTGGAGGCCTGCGGACTTTTCCTGGACTACTCCAAGAACATCATCACCGACGAGACCATGGCTAAGCTCCAGGACCTGCTCAAGTCTGCCAATTTCGAAGACA
Above is a genomic segment from Fibrobacter sp. containing:
- a CDS encoding S24/S26 family peptidase; the protein is MPTDEQILSEAIRLVGEGVQVTLPVNGRSMYPFIIGGRESVVLVKPQKLRVGHVVLAQVEGGRHVVHRIVGIDGDRITLMGDGNLQGREHCTVEGVKALAVQVVGETGKKRPLYGPCGNVCAKIWYMARPVRRYLLKIYRVAKGLD
- a CDS encoding bifunctional oligoribonuclease/PAP phosphatase NrnA → MLDDFLKNTNTLAIFGHVRPDGDCVGSTLALYNYILDNFPNIKVQVYLEKFPESYRILNGADKALPLFESSDGSEPFDAAVLMDTPSFERVGAGGVACLQSAKKTCNIDHHISNPKNLCSLNIVEPSASSASQVLFEQLDPSKISKRTAECLYLGIVHDTGAFKFSNTGKRTMEIVGTLIDKGIDFARIVNETYYTRTYKQTLVTGFVLQNCKLALEGRVVHAYVTPEKMKEFDVTPVDLSNVIDTLREVSGTEVAVFLYPVNGKYKISLRSNYVVDVNAIAKEFGGGGHTRAAGGDTDLSPDDAIRKILELVEKQLI
- the gdhA gene encoding NADP-specific glutamate dehydrogenase is translated as MAIKNAYLQKVYEKVVARDPDQALFHQAVREFLESLDPVLEQDKSWETNGVIDRLVEPERVITFRVPWLDDKGNVQVNRGYRVQFNSAIGPYKGGIRLRNEVTLSMLKFLGFEQIFKNSLTTLPMGGGKGGSDFDPKGKSDNEVMRFCQSFMTELCKHIGADTDVPAGDQGTGAREIGYMFGQYKRIRNEWVGVLTGKGLSYGGSLARTEATGYGLCYFTREMLADLANDSFKGKTVVISGSGNVAQFACQKATQLGAKVVTVSDSNGYIYDPNGINLDVVLDLKNVKRARISEYAKLVPGSEYHEGSKGVWTVKCDIALPCATQNELDLEGAKALIANGVKAVAEGANMPSTPEAIEAFQKAGVLFGPAKAANAGGVATSGLEMSQNSERLSWTFEEVDAKLEGIMKSIYKAASSAAVKYGQKGNLVMGANIAGFLKVADAMKWQGAV
- a CDS encoding deoxyuridine 5'-triphosphate nucleotidohydrolase, which codes for MTTKTIKIQYLDDSITRLTYVGGKSDWIDLAAAETVTLKAGEFRLIHLGVAMKLPEGFEAHIAPRSSTFKNFGILQANSVGVVDSSYCGANDWWKMPVYATRDVTIEKGSRIAQFRIMEQQPTLTFEEGPLDGADRGGFGSTGI
- a CDS encoding diaminopimelate dehydrogenase is translated as MAKIAILGYGNLGRGVECAVKQAPDMELVAVFTRRDPATVKIQTAGVPVLNVSEMEAWKGKVDLLIICGGSATDLPVLTPKYASMFNVIDSFDTHAKIPQHFAAVDAAAKSAGNIAMISVGWDPGMFSLNRVYAQSILPEGKDYTFWGKGVSQGHSDAVRRIKGVKNAKQYTCPVEAALEAVRSGSMPELTTRQKHTRLVYVVAEEGADKAYIENAIKTMPNYFDEYDTTVNFISEEEFNKNHSGLAHGGFVIRTGKTGMNLEHTHVIEYSLKLDSNPEFTTSVLVAYARAALRMKANGQVGCKTVLDVPPAYLSTLSDEELRAHCL
- a CDS encoding N-formylglutamate amidohydrolase translates to MAKAILILTCEHASNKLPAAFKKAVPAEVLKTHRAYDIGAVQVFRKLVKFAKPEFFCEGKFSRLFVDLNRTITNKSAFSDYLRNNENAKESATKYWNEYRAAIEKFVDSALKPKTRAAKSAPTIIHLGIHSFTPELNGKVRNTDIGILYDPARPQERAYANVIKAEIKRLYPAMKVRFNYPYKGTTDGLTTTLRKKFGPRYVGIEIEINQKFFL
- a CDS encoding glutamate--cysteine ligase — translated: MNYKLWQRYGIEMEYMIVDRDSLNVLPRADVPLGKDKNGQQLSDVEHGPIGLSNELVSHVLEFKCAQPVDSLKHLGKTFHHEILKANESLKSINAMLLPTAAHPFMDPAEMKLWPYDCLDIYETYDRIFNCKGHGWANLQSTHINLSFNGDEEFGKLHAAIRALLPLIPAIAASSPFLDSKYCGFLDGRIETYRHNQEKIPSITGKVIPEAVFTYKDYEEQIFNRVKTDIAPYDPEHLLNHFFLNSRGAIARFDRGAVEIRLVDIQECPDADIAIAEWEVAVLKGLVEGRFANESQIRALDTDALAKILLATTHSAEKTVINDQDYLKIWGINASEIAAQDLIVKITEKVKDKISQHSQELLQKMFKRGTLASALVKNVGADPDRDDFVYEYGRLAHCLAENKLYGTGE
- a CDS encoding RimK family protein produces the protein MKKLIVVNNPKHWKLHVPGIDIISAQDYLISSKYTNERNLRVFNLCRDYNYQSKGYYVSLLAEARGHKVIPGVKNMRDFKAPAVIKHISDEIDKLIQKSFHKLTGTEFVLSIYFGQNVSPQYLELSQELYRLFQAPLLRAKFVFKQKWFIQSIRPICVDEIPESHMEFVDKFAQEYFEKTRYATSKEEDYLYDLGILTNPDEVEPPSNAQAIQNFIKAAEETGFRVEMITKKDYPRVGEFDAIFIRETTNVNHYTYSFARRAQSQGIAVIDDPDSILRCSNKVYLQELMQAAKIHSPKTIIAHAENRHTLAKEIGFPMVIKSPDSSFSMGVKKVTNKEELEQILDEMFEHSDLLIAQEFTPTEFDWRVGVLDGKPLYACKYHMAKGHWQIYNWESDDKKSESFSGKCESIPIEMVPHGIVKTALKICSLIGNGLYGVDLKEWHGHPIVIEVNDNPSIDAGIEDGVGKSKVYLAIMRSLRHRIEERMNAAQHKLQMHEKEWF
- a CDS encoding peptidase-C39 like family protein; this translates as MDIKILQQPDDVTCGPTSLQAVYNHLGYKISLKQLISEIEFLEDGGTLGVFLGIDALKRGFKVTLHSFNLTLLDPTWSTLSMPELKAKLELLHKAKHAPKLRKAIEAYIRFIDLGGKVAFEDLRAAMFEKYFKKGVPVLCGLSATYLYRSMREFTGKDDKSVFDDIHGEPMGHFVVVYGIDNKKQFMVADPDGTNPLHKTPYYKVDKFRLLHSILLGVMTYDGNVLVIEKK